The Kineothrix sp. MB12-C1 genome includes a window with the following:
- a CDS encoding DUF7601 domain-containing protein produces the protein MNPFNVSRKKRILKGISWLLLFVLLSTNGTLTSNVSTAYASEVSVSSNEIKVQEETDSVIEEVSEEKVSDEEEIDSEDLGSEEKDKTEGTSDKNSSKVEEGTDSSIEDEMLGEEVSDIIEDDIIEDDIMDEVDDELLMGSFDILGGGIIIPFGVGIDKSDLLDDIIAIIKQDNVEITSSTGLDPKKEIDVNVSFIFPVTGDFETDVDESLYIKSGDFAYIPLPESFKLMGSVQAELYYEGDKVADLEIITDPLDSKQKAKVTFTDTVDDKGIKNVGANFSMRLKFDGDNEDESDKELDVTIYDKQFKLILPAKKTEITSLKEGKADIVNGVINWVVRVNANRTGGVNDDGVIDDGSLDGYTFSDILTDTNGGSYNNQFKITTDKEGTNIVVSSGETYDTVSKELSYTFTGDTPADEEWIGTRYIHFQTNIPENKYYENGNVTVGNTAYIKKGVNVVSTATGNASFILKWIEKEGLVVGTGLDESETYDPSDRQIKWTIYIEGKMSDAYLDDTLQSGLSYVSATVKKHDGTDYNEDVSHTVVPTSLDDKTKLTIGLGNISGKYKVEIVTRVTNVANANKEIPYNNSATIRGTEKPGGIVSNNYGVTIGVPSIRKSAGTYDVQNHKMTWNVTVDTKKQELGGGLRVLDLLVYGTSIDIDNIDMVGSKIGNEGNLNDVSETTLKNITRHYNQKIDTTSFNMGSTDLEYKIHTLTIGGVAVADLLVVTGVGGISIDHTKVHNFTYKTIVTNPNFYASNDRNNIYNRAHLLSNDIELNESGSSYQISSNMLNKDILNREDAKKVSEASDVSDASISSLVDKTEGGEDSYDYIDKSVIYRIRVNPNGIDITNGDTAIIGEIIGNYKIKDSLPKGWEFEKINGNSDFLLYEINGSIKNYISDYSSILEETPQPTATASDAFGQEMTFDFKNLTKSYIILVKAGPTEDTVKDYLSEIKDYTENNKIELIDNDKVTVPVNDDTDVIIENSIITKDVNRSFEGQDYLIWTIDYRPYEIDYPNSYIKDILDVGIDLRTDANGQLVIKEADGTENIRVVELTLKNDGKYEEGSALLLPDKDIINYDNASRTLYFYPPEKDKSYRLVYYTDITGDGSNIHNTVEFISSSVNPLSTFQSFSIASYTSGAIFERSGWFEITKTDGSTDLPLPGVKFILYSTSGVVIREGITNSNGILTMKALPDGDYILKEIEVVGNEYNISDREYKVHVEKVLGKPVTSIDGSVTSNIDIKNYKKGIVGSLLIEKEVLGNDVDVDKKFRFQFILRDSSDVIEDTSEYSYNLLDKYGRTLETGKIKSSDFFEISSKEEFKIFDLPKDSKYTVIEDDYTSDGYVSTVSGGSNKGTIIVDNTERVLFFNTKNIGGLIIRKTVSGSGAEEDREFEFPIELSNTNPSNLFSYTNLAYKGYGGISDGTISTGDTIKLKAGQYISIEDLPENTFYKVSEHDYSAEGYITTKTNAEGSVGPANKSNPIIAIFNNAREVGKLTIEKIVDGNGGDKNKKFEFTVTFDGTNKSFDYIGKGISDGTITSGDTIELADGQSITIYDIPEGIKYTVKEKDYSEDGYVMKKEGDTGTILDGITSRASFTNTRNLGTLSISKTVAGNKGDKNKEFEFIVTFNKDGSYPYIGNGVEDGTIKSGDIIKLAHDQSIEIEGILEGTIYMVEEMDYSSEGYVTTFTGEIGTISHETASVAHFTNTKNVKSSGGSSNEDPDDKTPNKSSELAKFKIGEVPDPNNENSPERIIIVDDDGNIIGIYKKVQNADGTYSYVDENGVTLSASAIAKTGDSMPFIPIISIILIAIAGLVALIIYKKKHSNYYYD, from the coding sequence ATGAACCCCTTTAATGTAAGTAGGAAAAAACGAATTTTAAAAGGAATATCCTGGTTACTTTTATTTGTGTTGTTAAGTACGAATGGTACTTTGACTTCTAATGTATCGACAGCATATGCATCAGAGGTTAGTGTTTCTAGCAATGAAATAAAAGTTCAGGAAGAAACAGATTCTGTTATAGAAGAAGTTTCGGAAGAAAAAGTATCGGATGAAGAGGAAATAGATTCTGAAGATTTAGGCTCGGAAGAAAAAGATAAGACAGAAGGGACTTCCGATAAGAATTCTTCTAAAGTGGAAGAAGGAACAGATTCCAGTATAGAGGATGAAATGCTGGGAGAAGAAGTATCAGATATTATAGAAGATGATATTATAGAAGATGATATTATGGATGAAGTGGATGATGAACTTTTGATGGGAAGTTTTGATATTTTGGGAGGGGGAATTATAATTCCGTTCGGTGTTGGAATTGATAAATCTGATCTTCTTGATGATATAATAGCAATTATTAAGCAGGATAATGTAGAAATTACTTCTTCAACAGGGCTAGATCCTAAAAAGGAAATAGACGTTAATGTATCTTTTATTTTTCCTGTAACTGGTGATTTTGAAACTGATGTTGATGAAAGTCTATATATAAAATCAGGAGATTTTGCATATATTCCTCTTCCTGAATCATTTAAATTAATGGGAAGTGTTCAAGCTGAATTATATTATGAAGGAGATAAGGTAGCCGATTTAGAAATTATAACGGATCCTTTAGATAGTAAACAAAAAGCAAAAGTTACTTTTACCGATACGGTAGATGACAAGGGTATAAAGAATGTAGGTGCAAATTTTAGTATGAGGCTAAAATTTGATGGGGATAATGAAGATGAAAGTGATAAAGAATTAGATGTTACCATATATGATAAACAATTTAAGTTAATTCTTCCTGCCAAAAAAACAGAAATAACTTCTTTAAAAGAAGGAAAAGCTGATATAGTTAATGGGGTAATTAATTGGGTAGTAAGAGTAAATGCCAATAGAACAGGTGGAGTTAATGATGATGGTGTTATAGATGATGGAAGTTTAGATGGCTATACTTTTTCTGATATATTAACAGATACAAATGGTGGATCATATAATAATCAATTTAAAATCACTACAGATAAAGAAGGTACAAATATAGTGGTATCATCTGGAGAAACTTATGATACTGTAAGTAAAGAATTATCTTATACATTTACCGGAGATACACCTGCAGATGAAGAATGGATAGGTACTAGGTATATTCATTTCCAGACTAATATACCTGAAAATAAGTATTATGAAAATGGTAATGTAACAGTCGGTAACACGGCATATATTAAAAAAGGTGTAAATGTTGTATCTACTGCTACAGGAAATGCTTCTTTTATATTAAAGTGGATAGAAAAAGAAGGTTTAGTTGTTGGAACTGGATTGGATGAAAGTGAAACATATGACCCATCTGATAGACAAATAAAATGGACAATATATATTGAAGGAAAGATGTCAGATGCTTATTTGGATGATACTCTTCAAAGTGGGTTATCCTATGTAAGTGCTACAGTGAAGAAACACGATGGTACAGATTATAATGAAGATGTATCCCATACTGTAGTTCCGACGTCCTTAGATGATAAAACAAAACTTACAATTGGTTTAGGAAATATTTCCGGAAAATATAAAGTAGAAATAGTAACAAGAGTTACGAATGTAGCCAATGCCAATAAAGAAATTCCTTATAATAATAGTGCTACAATAAGAGGCACGGAAAAACCAGGTGGAATAGTATCTAATAATTATGGTGTTACGATAGGTGTACCAAGTATTAGAAAGTCTGCAGGAACCTATGATGTACAGAATCATAAAATGACTTGGAATGTTACTGTAGATACAAAGAAACAGGAATTAGGGGGAGGATTAAGAGTTCTTGATTTATTGGTATATGGTACATCCATAGATATTGATAATATTGATATGGTGGGTTCAAAAATAGGTAATGAAGGTAATTTGAATGATGTATCTGAAACTACCTTGAAAAATATTACCCGTCATTACAATCAAAAAATAGATACGACTTCCTTCAATATGGGAAGTACAGATCTAGAGTATAAAATACATACCCTTACGATAGGTGGAGTGGCGGTTGCAGATTTATTAGTAGTGACTGGGGTTGGTGGTATTAGTATTGATCATACAAAAGTACATAATTTTACTTATAAGACGATTGTTACAAACCCTAACTTTTATGCATCTAATGATAGAAATAATATATATAATAGAGCTCATCTACTTTCAAATGATATTGAATTAAATGAAAGTGGGAGTAGCTATCAAATTTCAAGTAATATGCTGAATAAAGATATATTGAATAGAGAAGATGCAAAAAAAGTATCGGAAGCTAGTGATGTATCGGATGCGAGTATATCCTCTTTGGTGGATAAAACAGAAGGAGGGGAAGATAGTTATGATTACATAGACAAATCTGTTATTTACCGTATCCGTGTGAATCCTAATGGTATTGATATTACGAATGGAGATACTGCAATAATAGGAGAAATAATAGGAAATTATAAAATAAAAGATAGTCTTCCGAAGGGATGGGAATTTGAAAAGATTAATGGAAATAGTGATTTCTTACTTTATGAAATTAATGGTTCTATAAAAAATTATATATCCGATTATTCTTCTATTTTAGAAGAAACACCTCAACCTACTGCCACAGCTTCTGATGCTTTTGGACAAGAAATGACTTTTGATTTTAAGAACCTTACTAAAAGTTATATCATATTAGTAAAAGCAGGGCCTACAGAAGATACAGTTAAAGATTATTTGAGTGAAATTAAGGATTATACAGAAAATAATAAAATAGAACTTATAGATAATGATAAAGTGACAGTTCCAGTAAATGATGATACAGATGTTATTATTGAAAATTCTATTATAACAAAAGATGTCAATAGAAGTTTTGAAGGACAAGATTATTTAATATGGACAATAGATTACAGACCATATGAAATTGATTATCCTAATTCTTATATTAAAGATATACTTGATGTAGGTATTGATTTAAGAACAGATGCAAATGGTCAGTTAGTAATAAAAGAAGCAGATGGAACAGAAAATATAAGAGTTGTTGAATTAACACTAAAAAATGATGGTAAGTATGAGGAAGGTTCTGCATTACTGCTTCCTGATAAAGATATTATAAATTATGACAATGCAAGTAGAACTCTTTATTTTTATCCACCGGAGAAAGATAAATCTTATCGTTTAGTCTATTATACGGATATAACGGGAGATGGATCTAATATACATAATACAGTAGAATTTATTTCATCTAGTGTGAATCCATTATCTACATTCCAAAGCTTTAGTATTGCAAGTTATACATCAGGTGCTATTTTTGAAAGAAGCGGATGGTTTGAAATTACAAAGACGGATGGAAGTACTGATTTACCTTTGCCAGGTGTAAAATTTATATTGTATTCTACAAGCGGAGTGGTAATAAGGGAAGGAATTACTAATTCTAACGGAATTCTTACTATGAAAGCACTGCCTGATGGAGATTATATATTAAAAGAAATAGAAGTAGTCGGTAATGAATATAATATTTCTGACAGAGAATACAAGGTACATGTAGAAAAAGTTCTTGGAAAGCCTGTAACGAGTATTGATGGTTCTGTAACTAGTAATATTGATATTAAAAATTATAAAAAAGGTATTGTAGGAAGTCTTTTAATAGAAAAAGAAGTGCTTGGTAATGATGTAGATGTAGATAAGAAGTTTAGATTCCAATTTATATTAAGGGATAGTTCTGATGTGATAGAAGATACGTCCGAATATTCATATAATTTATTGGATAAGTATGGAAGAACCCTTGAAACAGGAAAAATTAAAAGCAGTGATTTTTTTGAAATATCTAGTAAGGAAGAATTCAAGATTTTCGATTTACCAAAAGATAGTAAGTACACAGTAATAGAAGACGATTATACTTCTGATGGTTATGTATCTACGGTAAGTGGAGGAAGTAATAAAGGAACTATTATAGTGGATAATACAGAAAGAGTACTATTTTTCAATACGAAAAATATTGGTGGATTAATTATTAGAAAAACTGTATCAGGATCTGGTGCGGAAGAAGATAGAGAATTTGAATTCCCAATTGAGCTTTCTAATACGAATCCCAGTAATCTATTCTCTTATACTAACTTGGCATATAAAGGATATGGTGGAATTAGTGATGGAACAATAAGCACAGGAGATACCATTAAACTGAAAGCAGGGCAATATATATCCATTGAAGATTTACCGGAAAATACATTTTATAAAGTATCAGAACATGATTATTCGGCAGAGGGTTATATTACTACAAAAACTAATGCTGAAGGAAGCGTAGGACCTGCCAACAAAAGTAATCCAATCATTGCCATCTTTAATAATGCAAGAGAAGTAGGAAAACTCACTATTGAAAAAATTGTAGATGGAAATGGCGGAGATAAGAATAAGAAATTCGAATTCACAGTAACCTTCGATGGAACGAATAAATCTTTTGACTATATCGGAAAGGGAATATCTGATGGAACGATAACAAGTGGTGATACTATAGAGTTGGCGGATGGGCAGTCAATTACCATTTATGATATTCCGGAAGGAATTAAATATACGGTTAAGGAGAAGGATTATAGCGAAGATGGTTACGTTATGAAAAAAGAAGGTGATACAGGAACAATACTTGATGGTATTACGAGTAGAGCTTCCTTCACCAATACCAGAAACTTAGGTACTCTTTCCATTAGTAAAACAGTAGCAGGTAATAAGGGAGATAAAAATAAGGAATTCGAGTTCATTGTTACGTTTAACAAAGATGGATCTTATCCATACATAGGAAATGGTGTAGAAGATGGAACGATTAAGAGCGGCGATATTATTAAACTCGCTCATGATCAATCTATTGAAATCGAAGGAATTCTTGAAGGTACTATTTATATGGTGGAGGAAATGGATTATTCTTCCGAAGGATATGTAACGACATTTACCGGAGAGATTGGAACTATCTCCCATGAGACGGCTAGTGTGGCTCACTTTACGAATACGAAGAATGTTAAATCTTCGGGCGGCAGTAGCAATGAGGATCCGGATGATAAGACTCCTAATAAATCTTCTGAGCTTGCTAAGTTCAAGATAGGTGAGGTACCTGACCCTAACAACGAGAACAGCCCTGAAAGAATTATAATAGTGGATGATGACGGTAATATAATCGGAATTTATAAAAAAGTACAAAATGCCGATGGTACATATTCATATGTGGATGAGAACGGAGTTACACTTTCCGCATCTGCTATTGCTAAGACGGGAGATAGTATGCCGTTTATACCGATTATTTCCATTATATTGATAGCGATTGCAGGCTTAGTAGCTCTAATTATATATAAGAAAAAGCATTCAAATTATTATTATGACTAA
- the srtB gene encoding class B sortase, with the protein MTNQKKFSKNKINNRNKKEKIINLSIGILCTVIVVGCLSLAFYFGSLSYDSGEFSRLIEMAEDRGGDIIEDPSSDSIGMEKGRVINIARLQEENGDIAGWVMIPDTKIDYPVMYTPKDAEYYLHRNFAQKYSMSGVPFIDAECSLSPQSDNIIVHGHNMKNGSMFSDIISYQEENFWKEHGIILLYTLDEVQEYEVIAAFPINAEDTYDVGNYFPINFGDENQFNSFIKEIRRKSLNKTETQVKYGEQLLTLSTCSYHTTDGRYLVISKRVK; encoded by the coding sequence ATGACTAATCAAAAAAAGTTCAGTAAAAACAAAATAAATAATAGAAATAAAAAAGAAAAAATAATTAACCTGTCAATAGGAATTCTCTGCACAGTTATTGTTGTAGGATGTTTGAGTCTTGCATTTTATTTTGGCTCTCTATCCTACGACTCCGGAGAATTCAGTAGGTTGATTGAGATGGCTGAGGACAGAGGAGGGGATATCATAGAGGATCCCTCCTCTGATTCTATTGGCATGGAAAAGGGACGAGTTATTAATATTGCAAGGCTGCAAGAAGAAAATGGAGATATTGCCGGATGGGTGATGATACCTGATACAAAAATTGATTATCCGGTTATGTATACACCCAAGGATGCAGAATATTACTTACATAGGAACTTTGCTCAGAAATACTCCATGTCTGGAGTACCTTTTATCGATGCAGAGTGTTCTCTTTCGCCCCAGTCAGATAATATTATTGTACATGGACACAATATGAAAAATGGCTCTATGTTCTCCGATATTATATCCTATCAAGAGGAAAATTTTTGGAAGGAACATGGGATAATACTTTTATATACATTGGATGAAGTGCAGGAATATGAAGTGATAGCCGCCTTTCCTATTAATGCGGAAGATACCTATGATGTGGGGAACTATTTTCCTATTAATTTTGGTGATGAGAATCAATTCAATAGTTTTATAAAAGAAATTCGTAGAAAATCATTGAATAAAACGGAGACGCAGGTAAAGTATGGAGAGCAGTTACTAACCCTATCTACTTGCTCTTATCATACTACGGATGGAAGATATCTAGTTATATCAAAGAGAGTGAAATAG
- a CDS encoding helix-turn-helix domain-containing protein: MIENLKGIFEIVNFRENTNLTLYDNIAHEDYPPHWHTPLEIIMPIENIYTVTCTEQTFVLQENDIILICPYTLHALHAPVKGRRIIFQPDISILKEIRDLETVLSVISPVFLITPEKYPEIHPQIRTLLIEIMDEYEKNTPLAEAAIYSKFLSIIILIGRTYTENIKNFDITNHKQQQYAEKFIYICNYISAHCTDNLSLDDMASIAGFSKFHFTRLFKQFTNVSFYKYLNQKRIATAEKLLANPEYTITDVALNSGFSSVSSFIRMFKIIKNCTPTEFRSMHTVM; encoded by the coding sequence ATGATTGAGAACCTAAAAGGAATTTTTGAAATTGTTAATTTCAGAGAAAATACAAACCTTACACTTTATGATAATATTGCACATGAAGACTATCCTCCTCATTGGCATACCCCTCTGGAAATTATTATGCCTATAGAGAATATATATACTGTCACCTGTACTGAACAAACCTTTGTCCTTCAGGAAAATGATATCATTCTAATATGCCCTTACACCCTTCATGCATTACATGCGCCTGTAAAGGGGCGTAGGATTATCTTTCAACCGGATATCTCAATACTCAAAGAGATACGTGATTTGGAGACCGTACTTTCCGTTATATCTCCTGTTTTTCTTATTACTCCGGAAAAATATCCGGAAATCCATCCCCAAATTAGAACTTTACTTATAGAAATCATGGATGAATATGAGAAAAATACTCCCTTAGCGGAAGCCGCTATTTATAGTAAATTTCTTTCTATTATAATTCTAATAGGACGTACCTATACCGAAAATATAAAAAACTTCGATATTACCAATCATAAGCAACAACAATATGCTGAGAAATTCATATATATCTGTAATTACATAAGTGCCCACTGTACAGATAACCTTTCTCTCGACGATATGGCAAGTATAGCGGGATTTTCCAAGTTTCACTTTACAAGGCTCTTTAAGCAGTTTACTAATGTCTCTTTTTATAAATATCTGAATCAAAAAAGAATTGCTACAGCAGAGAAACTATTGGCAAATCCCGAATATACAATTACTGATGTTGCACTGAATTCTGGATTTTCAAGTGTGTCTTCTTTTATTCGAATGTTTAAAATCATTAAAAATTGTACTCCTACTGAGTTTCGTAGTATGCATACGGTTATGTAA
- a CDS encoding glycoside hydrolase family 3 C-terminal domain-containing protein has translation MTREEARKRAEKLVDQMTVEERAGQLRYDAPAIPRLNVPAYNWWGEALHGVARAGTATIFAQAIGMAATFDENLIREIADCIATEGRAKYNEYSAHGDRDIYKGLTFWSPNVNIFRDPRWGRGHETYGEDPFLTSRLGVSFVKGLQGDGETMKAAACAKHYAVHSGPEALRHEFDAQATPKDMEETYLPAFEALVKEGEVESVMGAYNRVNGEPCCGSNTLIRDILRGKWKFDGHFVSDCWALRDFHEFHMVTSSAKESAAMALNAGCDLNCGITYLHLLNALQDGLVTEEAITQSAVRLFTTRYLLGLFDNSEFDHIPYEKVECEEHLDLADKTTKESVVLLKNDGILPLSVDKYRTIGVIGPNANNRTALIGNYHGTSSRYITVLEGIQEYVKDSARVLYSEGCHLWKEKTENLAFDKDRIAEAQIVAEHSDVVILCLGLDETLEGEEGDTGNSYASGDKIDLQLPKPQRDLMEAVQKTGKPVIFCLMSGSAIDIGFPAEHFNAVLQLWYPGARGGKSVAEILFGEVSPSGKLPITFYENLDGFPEFTDYSMKGRTYRYMEGKAQFPFGFGLTYGKIVVTGLELKELDEDGIWVEVTAENKGYVDTDDVIQVYMKNMTSLFAIKNPILCAFRRVHIKAGEKLKQRIFIDRSSFAVVNEKGERLIDGDRYLLFAAMNQPDEKSVELTGTEPVKLHLNINF, from the coding sequence ATGACAAGAGAGGAAGCGAGAAAAAGGGCAGAGAAGTTGGTTGATCAGATGACGGTGGAAGAACGCGCGGGGCAATTGAGATATGATGCACCTGCGATTCCGAGATTGAATGTTCCTGCTTATAACTGGTGGGGTGAGGCATTACACGGCGTGGCGCGTGCCGGTACAGCTACTATTTTTGCTCAGGCAATTGGAATGGCAGCTACCTTCGATGAAAATTTAATTCGTGAGATTGCAGATTGTATAGCGACGGAAGGCAGAGCAAAATATAATGAATATTCCGCTCATGGTGATAGGGATATTTATAAAGGTCTCACATTCTGGTCACCTAATGTGAATATTTTCCGTGACCCCAGATGGGGAAGAGGTCATGAAACATATGGGGAAGACCCATTTCTTACGTCCAGGTTAGGAGTATCTTTTGTAAAAGGATTACAGGGAGATGGAGAAACTATGAAGGCAGCAGCATGTGCAAAACATTATGCGGTACATTCGGGCCCCGAGGCTTTACGGCACGAGTTCGATGCGCAGGCAACGCCAAAGGATATGGAGGAAACCTATCTTCCCGCTTTTGAAGCACTCGTTAAGGAAGGGGAAGTAGAATCCGTAATGGGGGCTTATAACCGGGTAAATGGGGAACCTTGTTGTGGAAGCAATACGTTGATCAGAGATATTTTACGCGGAAAATGGAAATTTGACGGACATTTCGTTTCCGACTGTTGGGCACTTCGTGATTTCCATGAGTTTCATATGGTAACCTCTTCTGCAAAAGAGTCTGCAGCTATGGCTCTGAATGCGGGATGTGATTTGAATTGCGGTATTACTTATCTCCATTTATTGAATGCCCTTCAGGATGGACTTGTGACAGAGGAAGCGATCACACAATCGGCAGTTCGTTTATTTACTACCCGATATTTGTTGGGACTTTTCGATAATTCGGAGTTTGATCATATTCCTTATGAGAAAGTGGAATGTGAAGAACATCTGGATCTGGCGGATAAAACGACAAAAGAAAGTGTTGTATTGTTGAAAAATGATGGGATATTACCTCTGTCTGTGGATAAGTATCGAACAATCGGAGTTATCGGGCCTAATGCAAATAACAGAACGGCATTAATCGGTAATTATCATGGGACTTCTTCCAGGTATATTACAGTATTGGAGGGAATACAGGAATATGTAAAAGATAGTGCCCGTGTTTTATATTCGGAAGGCTGCCACCTTTGGAAAGAAAAAACAGAGAATCTGGCCTTTGATAAAGATAGAATAGCGGAAGCTCAGATCGTAGCAGAGCATAGTGACGTGGTTATCCTTTGCCTTGGTTTAGATGAGACTTTGGAAGGAGAAGAAGGGGATACTGGAAATAGTTATGCTTCCGGTGATAAAATAGACTTACAGTTGCCAAAGCCTCAGAGGGATTTGATGGAAGCGGTACAAAAGACAGGAAAGCCTGTTATCTTTTGCTTAATGTCAGGGAGTGCCATCGATATAGGATTCCCCGCGGAACATTTCAATGCGGTACTACAGTTATGGTATCCTGGCGCCAGGGGAGGAAAGAGCGTTGCTGAGATTTTATTCGGTGAAGTCTCACCTTCCGGAAAGCTCCCTATAACTTTCTATGAAAATCTGGATGGATTCCCGGAATTCACAGATTATTCTATGAAGGGAAGAACTTACCGCTATATGGAAGGAAAAGCACAGTTCCCCTTCGGTTTCGGGTTAACTTATGGAAAGATTGTTGTTACAGGACTTGAGTTAAAGGAATTGGATGAGGATGGAATCTGGGTAGAAGTGACAGCAGAAAATAAAGGATATGTGGATACGGATGATGTTATCCAAGTCTACATGAAAAATATGACATCCCTATTTGCTATTAAGAATCCAATTTTATGTGCCTTTAGAAGGGTTCATATAAAAGCAGGTGAAAAATTAAAGCAAAGAATATTCATTGATAGAAGTAGCTTCGCTGTAGTAAATGAAAAAGGTGAAAGGTTGATAGATGGAGATAGATACCTTCTGTTTGCAGCCATGAACCAGCCGGACGAAAAAAGTGTGGAATTAACAGGAACAGAACCGGTAAAACTTCATTTAAATATTAATTTCTAA
- a CDS encoding PfkB family carbohydrate kinase: MKKEFDVVALGELLIDFTDNGISEQGNTIFEANPGGAPCNVLAMLQKLGNRTAFIGKVGEDIFGTKLKGVLEEVGIDTAGLIVDKESRTTLAFVQTFEDGDRDFSFYRNPGADMMLTEEELNEDLIENCSIFHFGTLSMTHEGVRKATKKAIKKAKEKGSLISFDPNLRPPLWNSLDEAKEQVAYGLGQCDFLKISDNEIQWFTGEEDFDKGIEKLQKEYNIPLIVLSMGKDGSRAYYKNIKVDKLAFVQEKTIETTGAGDTFGGCCLHYILKYGIDNLDEEKLDEMLTFANAAASIITTRKGALRVMPVKDEVEEFIGIY, from the coding sequence ATGAAAAAGGAATTTGATGTAGTTGCGCTGGGAGAGTTATTGATTGATTTTACGGATAATGGAATTAGTGAACAGGGAAATACTATATTTGAGGCAAATCCCGGCGGAGCTCCATGCAACGTGCTTGCTATGCTTCAGAAGTTAGGTAATCGTACCGCTTTTATAGGGAAGGTTGGAGAAGATATCTTTGGAACGAAGTTGAAAGGTGTTCTGGAAGAAGTGGGTATCGATACGGCAGGGCTTATTGTGGATAAAGAATCAAGAACTACACTTGCTTTTGTACAGACTTTCGAAGATGGGGATAGGGACTTTTCCTTCTACCGCAATCCGGGTGCAGATATGATGCTTACAGAAGAGGAATTGAATGAAGATCTTATAGAAAACTGTAGTATCTTCCATTTCGGAACGTTGTCTATGACCCATGAAGGAGTAAGAAAGGCAACGAAAAAAGCAATTAAAAAAGCAAAAGAAAAAGGTTCTCTTATTTCTTTCGATCCTAATCTTCGACCTCCCCTTTGGAATAGCTTGGACGAGGCGAAAGAACAGGTAGCATATGGTTTGGGACAATGTGATTTCTTGAAGATCTCCGATAATGAGATTCAGTGGTTCACCGGAGAAGAAGATTTTGATAAAGGAATTGAGAAGCTTCAGAAGGAATATAATATTCCTTTAATCGTACTTTCTATGGGGAAAGATGGAAGCAGAGCATATTATAAGAATATCAAGGTGGATAAGCTTGCTTTTGTTCAGGAGAAAACAATAGAGACTACAGGTGCAGGAGATACTTTCGGTGGTTGTTGTTTGCACTATATATTGAAATATGGTATCGATAATCTGGATGAAGAAAAGCTGGATGAGATGCTTACTTTTGCGAACGCTGCCGCATCAATCATTACTACGAGGAAGGGTGCTCTGCGCGTAATGCCTGTAAAGGATGAGGTAGAAGAGTTTATCGGAATCTATTAA